One Maniola jurtina chromosome 24, ilManJurt1.1, whole genome shotgun sequence DNA window includes the following coding sequences:
- the LOC123877702 gene encoding charged multivesicular body protein 3, translated as MGLFGKSPERNPKEMVNEWCHKIRKEGYNLDRQIRAIQREEDKIKRSLKEAATKNDKQVCTILAKEIIRSRKTVNKIYTSKAHLNSVQMQMKNQLATLRVAGSLQKSTEVMQAMQALLRLPEIANTMQELSKEMMKAGIIEEMLDETMSGMEDEEEMEEAAQSEVDKVLWELTQGKLGEAPAPPTAVGAPSTSKEPVEAEPDETELDEMQSRLEALRS; from the exons atggGGTTATTCGGCAAGTCTCCAGAGCGAAACCCAAAAGAAATG gTAAACGAATGGTGTCATAAGATTCGCAAAGAGGGATATAACTTGGACAGACAAATAAGAG CAATTCAAAGAGAAGAGGACAAAATCAAGAGGTCACTGAAAGAAGCAGCCACAAAGAATGACAAGCAAGTGTGTACAATACTGGCAAAGGAGATCATCAGGTCACGGAAGACTGTCAATAAAATATACACCAGTAAAGCACATCTGAACTCGGTACAAATGCAGATGAAGAACCAATTAG CAACATTAAGGGTGGCTGGATCATTGCAAAAGTCAACAGAG GTAATGCAAGCAATGCAGGCCTTATTACGTCTACCGGAGATAGCTAACACAATGCAGGAGCTGAGTAAAGAGATGATGAAAGCTGGTATCATCGAGGAGATGCTGGACGAGACCATGTCTGGGATGGAGGATGAAGAGGAGATGGAGGAAGCGGCACAAAGTGAAGTGGACAAG GTTTTGTGGGAACTGACGCAAGGCAAGTTGGGCGAAGCGCCGGCGCCGCCCACTGCCGTCGGAGCGCCCTCGACCAGCAAGGAGCCTGTGGAGGCGGAGCCCGATGAGACGGAATTGGATGAGATGCAGTCCAGGCTTGAAGCCCTACGCTCTTAG